DNA sequence from the Sphingomonas taxi genome:
GGCTTCGTCAACGGCGGGTCGTCGCCGCCGACCTATAGCGGCGCGGCGCTGGCGCGGTCGGGCATCGTGGTGACGAGCTTCAACTATCGGCTCGGCCGGTTCGGCAGCTTCGCCCATCCCGGCCTCAAGCCCGCCGACGCGGATTACGGGTTGCTCGATCAGCTCGCCGCGCTGCGCTGGGTGAAGGCCAATATCGCGCGCTTCGGCGGCGACCCCGACAACGTCACGATCATCGGCGAGAGCGCCGGCGGCATGTCGGTCCATGCGATGCTCAGCTCGCCGGCGGCGGCGGGATTGTTTCAACGCGCGGTGATCCAGTCGGGCGGCGACGGGTCGAACCACGGCATTTCGCTGGCGACCGCGGAGGCGGCGGGCGTCGCCTTCGCCAGCGGCAAGGGCATCGCCGCCGACGATCCGCAGGCCGCCGTCAAGCTGCGCGCGCTGCCCGCCGAGCAGGTGGTCAATGGCCTCAATCTCGCATCGATGGGGCAGGGCGGCTATAGCGGGCCGGTGCCCGACGGGCGCACCTTCGTCGATCCACGCACCGCCTACGACGCCGGCCGCTTCGCCAAGGTGCCGGTGATGATCGGCGCGACCAGCGCCGACATCGGCGGTCCGACCGGCGCGATGATCGCCGGCGCGCGCGACATCGCCGTGCTGCTCGCGAGCAAGAATGTGCCGGTCTATCATTATCGCTTCGACTATGTCGCGACCTCCGCGGTGACGCCGCAGACCAAGGGGGCCGGGCATGCCACCGACATCCCGTTCTTCTTCGACACCGCCGCGATCAAATATGGCGCCGCGACCAGCGACACCGATCGCACCGCGGCGCAGACGATCAGCCGCTATCTGGTCAATTTCGTCAAGACCGGCGATCCGAACGGACCCGGCCTGCCCGCGTGGGGCCGCGTTACCGCGACCGCGCGACCGATGCTGACGCTGACCCGCGCCGGCACCGCGCAGGTGGCACCGGAATGATGCCGCTCGATCGCCGCACGATGCTGGCCGGCGGGCTGGCGCTTCTCGCGACGCGCGCCGGTGCGCAGACGCCGGCGGCGCCGCGCGTCCGCCGCATCGCCCCCGGCCTCGACCGGATGATCGTGCCCGGCACGCAGCCCGAGGTGATCGCGACCGGCATCCGCTGGGCGGAAGGGCCGGTATGGGTGCCGGCGGGGGGCTATCTGCTGTTCTCCGATCCGCCCGCCAACCTCATCCGGCGCTGGCAGCGCGGGCGCGGCGCGACGCCGTTCCTCAGCCCGTCGGGCGCCGCGGGCACCGACCCCAAATTGGTCCGCGAAGCGGGGTCGAACGGGCTTGCGCTCGATCGCGGCGGCGGGCTGCTGATCGCCAACAGCGGCGGGCGCAGCATCGACCGCGTCGATCTCGCCACCCGGCGACGGACGGTGCTGGCGGATCGCTACGACGGCAAGCGCTTCAACAGCTGCAACGACCTGCACGTCGCGCGCGACGGCAGCATCTGGTTCACCGATCCGCCCTATGGCTTCGCCGACGGCGATGCCTCGCCGCTCAAGGAGCAATCGGTCAACGGCGTCTACCGGCGCCACCCCGACGGCAAGGTGACGCTGATCGAGGGCGGCCTGACCCGCCCCAACGGCATCGCCTTGTCGCCCGACGAGCGGCGGCTCTACGTCTCGGTCTCCGACGAGGCGGCACCGCGGATCATGGTCTACGATCTCGATGCCGCCGGCAGGCCGGGGGCAGGGCGGGTGCTGCTCGACGCGAAGGCGATGAAGGCGGCCGGCGGGCCGGGCCTGCCCGACGGGATGAAGGTCGCGCGCGACGGGACCCTGGTCTGTTCGGTACCGGGCGGCATGATGCTCATGACGCCCGAAGCCGAACCGCTCGGCCTGATCGAAAGCGGCGCGCCGATCGCCAATTGCGCCTTCGGCGAGAAGGGCCGCGCCCTCTACCTGACCGCGAACGACCGCGTCCTGCGGCTGGCGCTGCGGCCCGGCTGGCAGGGGTAGCCGGGCCCGTGGGTCACTCCGCGGTCCCGTCGGGGTCGTCGCCCTGCCACGTCAGCGGCGGGTTCTCATAGGGTTCGCGGGCGGCCGGCTCGACAGGGATCGTCGTGCCCGGGGCCTCGGCGCCGCCTTTGGCGAACGTGCCTTCGACGCGGGCGCCCTGTTCGATCGTCAGCGTCTCGTAATGCACGTCGCCAGTGATATGCGCGCTGCGCTGGATGACGAGGTCGACGACGACGATGCTGCCGCGCACCGTGCCGGCCAGATGCGCCGACTGGGCGGTGATCGTGCCGATCATCTCGCTGGCCGCACCCTGCACCAGCGCGAGGCAGTTGACGTCGCCGTGGATCCGGCCGTCGATATGCACGTCGGCCGAGGCGGAGAGGTCGCCGGTGATGACGACATCGGCGCCGATCATTGAGAACGTGGCATTCTTGCTCATGGCTTCAGTCGCTACCCTTGTCTGGACCGGAATCTTCGGCGGGGCCGGTGGCCGGGGCTGGGCCGGCAGATTGGCGGACGATCTTCGATGAAACATGGCTGCGCGCCTCTAGGAATGGACGGGGGTTGGTGGGACGGTTGTTGATCCGCACCTCGAAATGCAGATGCGGTCCGGTCGAGCGCCCGGTGGAGCCGATCGCGCCGATCGTCTGCCCCGCGACCACCTGTTGGCCGACATGGCTGCGGAACGCGGACATATGCGCGTAGCGCGTGACGAGGCCGCTACCATGCGTCACTTCGACGCAATTGCCGTAGCCGGAGCGCTGGCCGACGAAGCTCACCACGCCGCGCGCCGCGGCGTAGATCGGCGCGCCGAGCGGGCCGCGGAAATCGAGGCCGGGGTGGAACGATCCGTGCCGCGTGAACGGGTCGGAGCGATAGCCGAAGCCGCTGGAGATCGAATCGACGCTCGCGGGCAGCACCTGCGGCATGCGGGAGCGTGCCTGATCCAGCGCGCTCATCCGCGCCAGGCTGGCGCCGAGCCGGGCGAAGCGCGGATCGATCGAGCCGTCGGCGTTGGTCGACAGCGTGAACAGCGGCCCGCCCATCGCCTCGCCATCGTCGCGCGCGGCGAGCAGCATCTGCGGGTTGATGCCGAGCTTGCGCATCGTCGCGGCATCGGTCGCGGCGCGGCGGTCGGCATAGCGCGTCAGGCTCTCGACGAAGGCGATCTGACGCGCCTCCGCCCGCGCGAGATTACCGGCCTCGGGCACCGCAGCACTGACCTTGTCGATCGTCCGGCGCGCTTCGCCGCTGCTGTTGGTGACGGTCTCGTCGCGCTTGGCGTCGCGCGGCAGCTTGCCGAGATGCGCCTGCGTCACCTTTTCGATGAAGTCCTGCCGCCGCTGCAGGTCGGACGCGACGCCGTCGAGGTTCTTGCGATAGGCGGAAACGCGATTCTCCGCCTTCTCGACCCGCGCCTGGCGGGTGAGCAGGGCATCGATGTCGTAGGAGTCGCGCCAGCGGATCACCGCGAGCGTGGCGATCGAGCCGACATAGGCCAGCACCAGCACCGCTGCACCCATCGCCGCGCGCTTCTGCGTGCGCGCGGAGATGCGCAGGAACCGCACCTGCCCCTGCGAGCGCATGATGAACTCGCGGTCGGGGAACCATCCGTCGATCCGCCCCCGCGCATGGGCAAGCCTGTGACGCAAGCGAGCGCGAGCGAAGCGCTGCCCCGCCTGCCGCGGTTTCGGCTTGTTCAAAGCGATCCCGCTTCCCTTACCCCTGACCCTAGGACGCTTTATAGCGGGCGCGCCGATCCCGGACCGGCGGTTAGGCCACGATGCGCCGCCATCCACGTCGAGGCGCTCCGTACGCACGATGAAGCGAGCGCGTCGGGCGACCCAGACGCGTGTGTGCCGTCAGACGTCCGGGTCGATCGGCGAGAGGCGCCAGGTGCCGCGGCCGGCGCGTTTGGCGTCGTAGAGCGCGAGATCGGCGAGCTTGTAGACCGCCTCGGTCGACATCCCCTCCGCCCGCGCGACGACCGCGCCGATGCTCAGCGCGACCTGAAGACGGTGGTTGCCCGCGCTGACCGGCGCGGTGAAGGCGGCGTAGAGGCGGCGGCACAATTCGTCGATCGCAGGCGCGCCGTCGAGGCCGGCGAGGATGATCGCGAATTCGTCGCCGCCGAGGCGGAAGATGCTGTCGTGCTGGCGGATCGTCGCGCTCAGCCGGTCGGCGACCTCGATCAGCAGCGCGTCGCCGACATCGTGGCCGAGCGCGTCGTTGACCTGTTTGAACCGGTCGAGATCGATCAGCAGCAATCCGAACGGCGCATGCCGCGCGTCGCCGAGGTGGCGGGCGAGCATCTCGCCGTACAATCGGCGGTTGCCGAGCCCAGTCAGCGTGTCGGTGTAAGCGAGCTTCTCCAGCTCGGAGCGGCTGACGAGCAGCTCGGCGGTACGCCGCTCGACCAGCGATTCGAGCTGCCGCTCGCGCTTGCGCGCCGCGCGCAACCGCAGGTTGAGCAAAGCGAGCAGCGCCGCGACGATCGCCGCGGCGGCGGCGATGCGGAACGCGCTCGTCTCGAACCAGCGCGTCTCGACGTCGATCTCCAGCGTCAGCGGCGCGCCGACGACGTGCAGGCTGCCGCGATCGTCCGCGCCCAGCGCGCGGACGACCAATGTCGACCGGCCCGGCGGCAGATTGGTGTAGCGCGCGCTGCGGTGCATCGCATCGACCCGCGTCCAGTCGGTCTCCTGCGGGAACAGACGGTAGACGTAGACCTGATCGCGTGCGGCGGCGTAATCGAGCCGCGCGAAGTCGGCGGTGAGGCTGCGTTCGCCGGCGCCGATGGTCAGCATCCGCCCCGGCGCCGGCACGAAGGCCTTGTCGTTGCCGCGTACCGTGGTGAAGCGCAGCGGCGCGTCCGCCGCCTCGCGCGGCGGCACGGCGGGATCGATCATCGTCAATCCGCCGAACCCGGCGAACACCAGCCGGCCGTCGGGCAGCGTGGCGCCGGCGCCGGTCCAATAAGCGGTGAAGGGGACGCCGTCGGACGCGCGGAGCGGCGTGATCGTCAGGCTGGCGGGGTCGATCCGCGCGATGCCGCCATCGGTGCTCGCCCAGACGTCGCCGTCGCTGCCGAGCAGCAATTTGTCGACGGTATCGTGCGGCAATCCCTCGCGGCGGCCGAGATGCGCCACCGGCCGCCATGCGCCGGCAGTGCGCGCGAAGACGGTGATGCCGCCGCCGATCGTCCCCGCCCATAACCGTCCGTCGCTGTCGCACAGCAAGGTGCCGACGAAATTGGCGCGTAGCCCGTTGGCATTGTCGTCGCCGGGGCGGATGCCGACGACGCGACCGCTGGCGGGATCGACGCGGTTGAGGCCGCGTGCCGTTCCCACCCACAGCATGCCGTCGGGGGTGAAAGCGAGCGAACGGACGCGCAGGTCGGTGAGCGCCTTCGACCAGGGCAGGGGGCGCGGCGGCCCCGGATGGCGCGCATCGACCAGCGCGACGCCGAGGCCGTTGCCGACGTAGAGCCGGTCGCCGTGCAGCAGCACCCGCGACCAGGCCTGCGCCGACAGCCGCTGCGCGCGCCGCCCGTCGAGCGACAGGCGGAACAGCCCGCCCTCGCCGGCGGTGAACGCGGCGTCTGGGGCGAAGGCGATCGACTGGACGTTGCGCACTGCCGCCGGCAGCCGCTGCGGCGGCGCGAGACCGCCACCGGCGGCGGGAGCGAGGCGCGATCCCGGAATGTCCGGCGAGCCGTACCAGAGCGCGCCGTCCGGCGCGACGCCGAGCGACCAGGCGCTGTCGGGCTGTTGCCGCGGACCGGCGCGCAGCGCGTTCACGAGGCCGAGCACGCGGCGCGGGGCGGGATCGACATAGGAGAGCGTCGCGTCGCCGACGATCCACACCAGTCCCGACCGGTCGCGGATCAGATGGTTGAGCCCGTCTTCGGCGAGGCTGGCGGGCAGTTGCGGATCATGCGCGAGGCGCCGCATCCGCATCGTCGCCGGGTCGACCGCGATGATCCCCGCCCGCGACGCGGCCCACAGTTCGCCGTTGCCGGCGTCGATCATCGCGCCGAGCGGCACGGCATGCCCGTCGACCGTGACCGGCAGGTGACGGATGCCGCCGTCGGGCGCGAGGACGTGGAAGCCCGACCCGGCGGTGGCGATCCACAGCCGGCCGTCGCCATCGGCATGCAGCGCGGTGATCGTCCCCACCACGCCGGGGACCGGCACGCCGACGAAGCCGCCGGTGCCGTCGCGGCGGAACAAGCGCGATTCGTCGCCGACCCACAATTGCCCCTTGCGGTCGCGATGCACCGCGCCGATCCGGCCCGGCGGCAGACCCTTGACGAGCGTCGCGCGATGGTCGGAGCCGCGGATGTGGCTCAGCCCGGCCTCGCTGCCGACCCACAGGCCGCCGGCGTCGTCATCAATGATCGCCATGACATGGGCGCGATCCAGCGGCGTGCGGTTGGGCGGGCGATGGAAGCTGTCGGTAAGCGGATCGCGCCACAGCAGCCCCTCGGCGCTCATGCCCAGCCACAGCCGGCCGCCGCGATCCGTGAACAGCGTGTTGACCATCAGCTCCGGCAGCGACCCGGCGCCGTCCGCGGGTTCGGTCGAATAGGTCTTGAAGCCGGTGCCGTCCCAGCGGGCGAGGCCGCCGTCGGTGGCCAGCCAGATGAAGCCGTCGCCGTCCTGCGCGACCGCGCGGGGGAGGCCGGCGTCGGGAATGGCGTCGTCGCGCGCGGCGACCTTGAAGAACAGATCGGCGGCGGCGGCCCAGGGGTCCGCGGTGCGTGGCGCAACGACGGTGACGGGGCGGGCAACGGGGGCGGCGGTCGGGCGTGCCGCCGAGCCGGTCAACGCGCATGCGGCACCCGCCAGACCCATAGCAAAGGAGCACCACCGCCACCGCATGATGCTCCTTTGCCGCGTCGGCGTTGAAGACTGCTTAAAATATGTTGTTCTGAATGGCTTCTATCGGGTTTCGTGCTGACGCTCAGAACCAGCCGCGCACGCCGAACACCAGCGCCGCGCCGCCGGCATCGTCGTGCGTCGTCGGCCGCCGGCGGTGCTCCCACGATAGGCCGACGTAAGGCGCGACCTCGCGTCGTATCTCGTAGCGCAGACGCAGGCCGAGCTCGGCCTCCGACAGTCCCGCGGCGATGCCGCTCGCCGGCACGTCCTGCGCGGCGACGTTGAGTTCGGCGCGCGGTTGCAGGATCAGCCGCTGGGTGACGCGCTGGTCGTAATAGGCCTGGACGCGGCCGAGCAGGTCGCCCTTGTCCGACAGGAACAGCGCGCCCTCGACCTGAAACCAGTAAGGCGCCAGCCCCTCGACGCCGACCGTCGCATAGGTGCGTCTGGCACCGGCGCCGAGGTCCTGCCGCAGGCCGCCCTGCAGATCGACATAGGGGCCGATCGCGCGCGAATAGAGCGCCTGTATCTCCGCCCGATCGATCCGGTCGGTGCTGCCGTCGCCCTCGCTCTTGACGACCAGCCGGTGGATGTCGCCGCCATACCAGCCCTCGCCGTCCCAGCGCAGGCCGTCGCGGCCGTTACGCACCTGCACCTCGGCGAGGTCGAACAGGATCTGGCCGAACGTCATGCCGCCGTGTTCGGCGCGCATCCGCCGGTCCGCCGCCGCCATCGCCGCCGGATCGTAGAAGCGCGCGGCCGCGAGATCGCGCGGCGGTGCGGGTGGCGGCGCGTTGCCGGCGGGCTGGTCGGTGCCGGTGGCCGCCGCTGCCGCGGGAGCGGGGGCCATTGCGGGCATGTCGGGCATCGCGTCTGGGGGGGCGGCTGCGGTGCAATGGCCCATCGCGGCGTGTTCGGGCGGGCAGGCGGTGGGTGCGGCGGGCGCCGTGGCGCGGGGCGTCACCGGCCGCGCCTTGGGCTTCGCCTTCGGCTTGGCTTTGGGACGCGCGGGTGCGGGCATCTGCATGCCGGGCATCTGCATCCCGCCCATGTCATGCATCTGCGCCGCGGCGAGCGCGAGCGCAGGCAGCAGCGCGCTCATGCGCCCGCTCCGGCGGCGGGGTCGGGGCGGACGCTGACCACCTGCATCATCCCGGCATGCATGTGGTAGAGCATATGGCAGTGGAACGCCCAATCGCCCGGCGCATCCGCGGTGAGATCGAAGGTCGCGGTGCCGCCGGGCGCGACGTTGATCGTATGCTTGCGCGGGCTGTGGTCGCCATGGCCGGTGACCAGTTCGAAGAAATGGCCGTGCAGGTGGATGGGGTGCGCCATCATCGTGTCGTTGACCAAGGTCACGCGAACCCGCTCGCCCTCGCGGAACGCGATCGGCGCGGTCACCGCGTTGAGCTTCACCCCGTCGAACGCCCACATATAGCGTTCCATGTTGCCGGTCAGGTGGATGCGAAGTTGCCGCGACGGCGCGCGCGGATCGGGATTGGCCTCCTGCGCGACGAGATCGCGATAGACGAGCACCCGGTGGCCGACATCGGCGAGGCCCTGCGGCGGCTCGCCGGTCCGGTCCGTAGGCATCGGCGCGATCGTCTGTACGACCGGCGTCCTCGGCACGTCCGGCGCGGCGGCGAAATCGCGCATGCCGTGATGCATGCCGGCCATCCCCGCCATCTCCCCCATCCCCATGTCGCGCATCGTCGCGAGCGGACGCCGGCGCAGCGGCGGCACCGCCGCGCGCAGGCCGAGCCGCGGGGTCAGCGTCGCCCGCGCCATCCCCGACCGGTCCCACGCCTCTGCGACCAAAGTATAGGCGCGATCCGCCGGCGTGACGATCAGGTCATAGGTCTCGGCGACC
Encoded proteins:
- a CDS encoding carboxylesterase/lipase family protein, coding for MISKYVRLALLLAAVPGAVAAQDAPVVRTVDGPVRGARADGVVAFKGIPFAAPPVGALRWRAPQPVARWTAVRDATAYAADCMQLPFPSDAAPLGTAPAEDCLYANVWRPAGDAKKLPVMVWIYGGGFVNGGSSPPTYSGAALARSGIVVTSFNYRLGRFGSFAHPGLKPADADYGLLDQLAALRWVKANIARFGGDPDNVTIIGESAGGMSVHAMLSSPAAAGLFQRAVIQSGGDGSNHGISLATAEAAGVAFASGKGIAADDPQAAVKLRALPAEQVVNGLNLASMGQGGYSGPVPDGRTFVDPRTAYDAGRFAKVPVMIGATSADIGGPTGAMIAGARDIAVLLASKNVPVYHYRFDYVATSAVTPQTKGAGHATDIPFFFDTAAIKYGAATSDTDRTAAQTISRYLVNFVKTGDPNGPGLPAWGRVTATARPMLTLTRAGTAQVAPE
- a CDS encoding SMP-30/gluconolactonase/LRE family protein, translating into MMPLDRRTMLAGGLALLATRAGAQTPAAPRVRRIAPGLDRMIVPGTQPEVIATGIRWAEGPVWVPAGGYLLFSDPPANLIRRWQRGRGATPFLSPSGAAGTDPKLVREAGSNGLALDRGGGLLIANSGGRSIDRVDLATRRRTVLADRYDGKRFNSCNDLHVARDGSIWFTDPPYGFADGDASPLKEQSVNGVYRRHPDGKVTLIEGGLTRPNGIALSPDERRLYVSVSDEAAPRIMVYDLDAAGRPGAGRVLLDAKAMKAAGGPGLPDGMKVARDGTLVCSVPGGMMLMTPEAEPLGLIESGAPIANCAFGEKGRALYLTANDRVLRLALRPGWQG
- a CDS encoding bactofilin family protein, translating into MSKNATFSMIGADVVITGDLSASADVHIDGRIHGDVNCLALVQGAASEMIGTITAQSAHLAGTVRGSIVVVDLVIQRSAHITGDVHYETLTIEQGARVEGTFAKGGAEAPGTTIPVEPAAREPYENPPLTWQGDDPDGTAE
- a CDS encoding M23 family metallopeptidase, with product MRHRLAHARGRIDGWFPDREFIMRSQGQVRFLRISARTQKRAAMGAAVLVLAYVGSIATLAVIRWRDSYDIDALLTRQARVEKAENRVSAYRKNLDGVASDLQRRQDFIEKVTQAHLGKLPRDAKRDETVTNSSGEARRTIDKVSAAVPEAGNLARAEARQIAFVESLTRYADRRAATDAATMRKLGINPQMLLAARDDGEAMGGPLFTLSTNADGSIDPRFARLGASLARMSALDQARSRMPQVLPASVDSISSGFGYRSDPFTRHGSFHPGLDFRGPLGAPIYAAARGVVSFVGQRSGYGNCVEVTHGSGLVTRYAHMSAFRSHVGQQVVAGQTIGAIGSTGRSTGPHLHFEVRINNRPTNPRPFLEARSHVSSKIVRQSAGPAPATGPAEDSGPDKGSD
- a CDS encoding ligand-binding sensor domain-containing diguanylate cyclase, with the translated sequence MGLAGAACALTGSAARPTAAPVARPVTVVAPRTADPWAAAADLFFKVAARDDAIPDAGLPRAVAQDGDGFIWLATDGGLARWDGTGFKTYSTEPADGAGSLPELMVNTLFTDRGGRLWLGMSAEGLLWRDPLTDSFHRPPNRTPLDRAHVMAIIDDDAGGLWVGSEAGLSHIRGSDHRATLVKGLPPGRIGAVHRDRKGQLWVGDESRLFRRDGTGGFVGVPVPGVVGTITALHADGDGRLWIATAGSGFHVLAPDGGIRHLPVTVDGHAVPLGAMIDAGNGELWAASRAGIIAVDPATMRMRRLAHDPQLPASLAEDGLNHLIRDRSGLVWIVGDATLSYVDPAPRRVLGLVNALRAGPRQQPDSAWSLGVAPDGALWYGSPDIPGSRLAPAAGGGLAPPQRLPAAVRNVQSIAFAPDAAFTAGEGGLFRLSLDGRRAQRLSAQAWSRVLLHGDRLYVGNGLGVALVDARHPGPPRPLPWSKALTDLRVRSLAFTPDGMLWVGTARGLNRVDPASGRVVGIRPGDDNANGLRANFVGTLLCDSDGRLWAGTIGGGITVFARTAGAWRPVAHLGRREGLPHDTVDKLLLGSDGDVWASTDGGIARIDPASLTITPLRASDGVPFTAYWTGAGATLPDGRLVFAGFGGLTMIDPAVPPREAADAPLRFTTVRGNDKAFVPAPGRMLTIGAGERSLTADFARLDYAAARDQVYVYRLFPQETDWTRVDAMHRSARYTNLPPGRSTLVVRALGADDRGSLHVVGAPLTLEIDVETRWFETSAFRIAAAAAIVAALLALLNLRLRAARKRERQLESLVERRTAELLVSRSELEKLAYTDTLTGLGNRRLYGEMLARHLGDARHAPFGLLLIDLDRFKQVNDALGHDVGDALLIEVADRLSATIRQHDSIFRLGGDEFAIILAGLDGAPAIDELCRRLYAAFTAPVSAGNHRLQVALSIGAVVARAEGMSTEAVYKLADLALYDAKRAGRGTWRLSPIDPDV
- a CDS encoding copper resistance protein B is translated as MSALLPALALAAAQMHDMGGMQMPGMQMPAPARPKAKPKAKPKARPVTPRATAPAAPTACPPEHAAMGHCTAAAPPDAMPDMPAMAPAPAAAAATGTDQPAGNAPPPAPPRDLAAARFYDPAAMAAADRRMRAEHGGMTFGQILFDLAEVQVRNGRDGLRWDGEGWYGGDIHRLVVKSEGDGSTDRIDRAEIQALYSRAIGPYVDLQGGLRQDLGAGARRTYATVGVEGLAPYWFQVEGALFLSDKGDLLGRVQAYYDQRVTQRLILQPRAELNVAAQDVPASGIAAGLSEAELGLRLRYEIRREVAPYVGLSWEHRRRPTTHDDAGGAALVFGVRGWF